A stretch of Gambusia affinis linkage group LG10, SWU_Gaff_1.0, whole genome shotgun sequence DNA encodes these proteins:
- the atp1b1a gene encoding sodium/potassium-transporting ATPase subunit beta-1a translates to MAGKKESDGGWRKFIWNSEKREFLGRTGGSWFKIFLFYVIFYGCLAAIFIGTIQALLLTIHEFKPTYQDRVAPPGLSHTPRSEKSEISFKMSDPSSYEKYIKSMKAFLTAYDQEKQDSDLNYEDCGDTPTTYIERGKLEEDHGVRKSCRFTRSYLGSCSGESDDSFGFREGKPCLIVKLNRIVNFRPKPPTNNNTLPDALKGKTFENFIPIHCKNKREEDEGKIGEIKYFGFGGIAGFPLQYYPYYGKRLHPTYLQPLVAIHFTNLTLKEELRIECKVYGDNIDYSEKDRYQGRFDVKFTVNL, encoded by the exons ATGGCTGGGAAAAAGGAGAGCGACGGCGGATGGAGGAAATTTATATGGAATTCAGAGAAGAGAGAGTTTCTAGGACGAACAGGGGGCAGTTGGT TTAAAATCTTCCTGTTCTACGTGATTTTCTACGGATGCTTGGCCGCGATCTTCATCGGGACCATTCAGGCTCTGCTGCTGACGATACACGAGTTCAAGCCCACCTACCAGGACAGAGTGGCTCCGCCAG GTCTGTCACACACGCCCCGCTCCGAGAAATCTGAAATCTCTTTCAAGATGAGCGACCCGTCCTCGTACGAGAAGTACATCAAGAGCATGAAGGCGTTCCTCACCGCATACGACCAAGAGAAGCAGGACAGCGATCTGAATTATGAAGATTGCGGTG ACACCCCCACGACTTACATAGAGCGTGGCAAACTCGAGGAAGATCATGGAGTGAGGAAAAGTTGCCGTTTCACCAGAAGCTATCTTGGAAGCTGCTCCGGGGAATCCGACGACAGTTTCGGCTTCCGTGAGGGAAAGCCGTGCCTCATCGTCAAGCTCAACAGGATCGTCAATTTCAGACCAAAG CCTCCTACCAACAACAACACCCTTCCGGATGCTCTGAAAGGGAAAACCTTTGAAAACTTCATCCCCATTCACTGCAAGAACAAA AGGGAAGAAGACGAAGGCAAGATCGGAGAGATCAAGTACTTCGGGTTCGGTGGGATCGCCGGTTTCCCCCTCCAGTACTACCCGTACTACGGCAAGCGGCTGCACCCCACTTACCTGCAGCCTCTGGTGGCCATCCACTTCACCAACCTCACCTTGAAGGAGGAGCTCCGCATCGAGTGCAAAGTTTACGGCGACAACATCGACTACAGCGAGAAGGACCGCTATCAGGGACGCTTTGACGTTAAGTTCACCGTGAACTTGTGA